In Drosophila santomea strain STO CAGO 1482 chromosome 2L, Prin_Dsan_1.1, whole genome shotgun sequence, a single window of DNA contains:
- the LOC120457911 gene encoding uncharacterized protein LOC120457911 yields MSRFGMTQGSSPNVFLKKLYTSGSFAYCIFSSDKVITLMQANIEEQSRHFLIDATFKVCPFGDFKQLLIIYIKHLQKITPFLFVLMTRKTELCYQHLFTYVDSNICCLKGASFISDYETAMRNALKNLHSSMNFYSCWFHFTQACKRNARKTYGLEKMLKCNKPAYLLFMKFLYLPLLPDTKIVEAFNLLEIQAAALSKGNFSPFLKYYKKQWLIKEGPKNISVFKRSTRTTGSVEAYNLNLGNKIRAKRHFFKFVECIIDAEYEKSREFALLFQNGGIGNQTQPKQLRDRAQKIMNCMEMFEKGEIDIQGSWHGLSV; encoded by the exons ATGAGTCGTTTTGGGATGACCCAGGGAAGTTCTCCgaatgtttttttaaaaaaactttacaCGTCTGGatcatttgcatattgcatattttcgtCGGACAAGGTCATTACTTTGATGCAAGCAAATATTGAGGAGCAGAGTcggcattttttaattgatgctACATTCAAAGTATGCCCGTTTGGAGATTTTAAGCAACTActtattatttacataaagCATTTGCAGAAG aTCACCCCATTCTTATTTGTCTTAATGACGCGCAAAACGGAGCTCTGTTATCAGCATTTATTCACCTATGTagattcaaatatttgttgctTAAAAGGGGCATCATTTATTTCCGACTACGAAACAGCGATGCGGAACGCCTTAAAAAACTTGCATTCTTCCATGAATTTTTATTCTTGCTGGTTCCATTTTACTCAAGCATGCAAGAGAAATGCAAGAAAAACATATGGTCTAGaaaaaatgctgaaatgcAATAAACCGGCTTATCTTCTATTTATGAAATTCTTGTACTTGCCGCTATTACCGGATACCAAAATTGTCGAAGCATTTAATCTTCTCGAAATACAAGCAGCTGCTCTAAGCAAGGGGAACTTTTCGccctttttaaaatattataaaaaacagTGGCTTATAAAG gaAGGacctaaaaatatttcagtttttaaacGTTCGACGCGGACCACAGGCTCTGTTGAAGCatacaatttgaatttgggCAACAAAATACGAGCAAAACGgcacttttttaaatttgttgaatgCATCATAGACGCCGAATATGAAAAAAGTCGGGAGTTCGCTCTGCTTTTTCAAAACGGTGGTATAGGCAATCAAACGCAACCAAAGCAGCTTCGA GACCGTGCTCAAAAAATTATGAACTGTATGGAGATGTTCGAGAAAGGCGAAATCGATATTCAGGGTTCTTGGCACGGACTGTCGGTctaa
- the LOC122756488 gene encoding uncharacterized protein K02A2.6-like yields MPNNDNRFAILADDLDDLPNSDKDIMKTPKPPPIYIREQSSSALVNKIMELIGQDSFHIIPLTKGNIHETKVQVKTEFRGYASEQLLEVIRVFEAPISAGRDNEVIATFYVIKNGRQSLLGRDTAIKLNVLRLGLNVNHIEEPTPFPKWKGVKVKLCIDPEIRPVQQPVRRIPVALEEKVHAKPEEALKRDIIEPVMGPSSWISPIVLAFKENGDIRICLKDAKFFSRLDLNDAYHQLELEESSRGITTFITLKGLFRYQRLMFGVNSAPEIFQRRLEQLLAAFPNAMNYIDDVIIFGANEHEHDETNRTRLIADASPVALGSVLLQFDGKGDPLIISFASKALSEVERRYSQTEKESLALVWAVEKFYYYLAGLHFELVTDHKPLEAIFKPTSKPPARIERCPTTNRMEYSILRVVESAIPKSMTISEIAESSLRDEEVVDAIHSLENNSWEREKSTKLHPFRFELSTIGPLLLRGNRIVIPTNLRKRVLELAHEGHPGESAMKRRLRSKVWWPLIDRDAEEFVKKIAETASWYPSQ; encoded by the exons ATGCCCAACAATGATAACCGATTTGCCATTTTGGCCGATGATTTAGACGATCTGCCAAATTCTGACAAAGACATTATGAAGACCCCTAAGCCGCCTCCAATCTACATCAGAGAACAAAGTTCCAGCGCCCtcgtaaacaaaataatgGAGCTTATTGGGCAAGACAGTTTCCACATAATTCCCCTGACCAAGGGCAACATCCATGAAACAAAAGTGCAAGTCAAAACGGAA TTTCGAGGCTATGCTTCTGAACAATTGCTTGAGGTAATTCGTGTTTTTGAGGCACCCATTTCGGCTGGAAGAGATAATGAAGTGATTGCGACATTTTACGTTATAAAAAATGGTCGACAATCATTATTGGGGCGAGACACAGCTATAAAACTCAATGTCCTTCGCTTGGGTTTGAATGTCAACCACATTGAAGAGCCTACACCGTTCCCGAAGTGGAAAGGCGTCAAAGTAAAGCTGTGCATAGATCCCGAGATTAGACCAGTGCAACAGCCGGTAAGAAGAATTCCGGTAGCTTTAGAGGAGAAAGTTCATGCTAAGCCGGAGGAAGCCCTTAAACGTGACATAATCGAACCAGTTATGGGTCCAAGTTCATGGATCTCTCCCATCGTACTGGCATTTAAAGAGAATGGAGACATTCGGATATGC TTAAAAGACGCAAAGTTCTTCTCCCGCCTTGATCTTAATGATGCCTATCACCAATTGGAATTGGAAGAGTCTAGTAGGGGGATTACTACGTTTATAACTTTAAAGGGGCTCTTCCGATATCAACGATTGATGTTTGGGGTGAATTCAGCTCCTGAGATTTTTCAGCGCCGGCTGGAACAACTGTTAGCTGCATTTCCGAATGCCATGAATTACATCGATGACGTGATAATTTTTGGTGCCAATGAACACGAACATGACGAAACA AACCGCACCCGCTTAATAGCGGACGCAAGTCCTGTAGCTCTTGGATCGGTCCTTCTGCAGTTTGATGGTAAAGGCGATCCGTTGATTATATCATTTGCCAGCAAAGCCCTGTCTGAGGTTGAAAGGCGCTACTCTCAaacggagaaagagagtttagCACTTGTCTGGGCAGTAGAGAAATTCTACTATTACCTAGCTGGTCTACACTTCGAGCTGGTAACAGATCATAAGCCCTTAGAGGCTATCTTCAAACCGACATCGAAGCCCCCGGCTCGTATTGAGAGATG TCCAACTACCAACAGAATGGAGTACAGCATCCTGCGGGTAGTGGAAAGCGCTATTCCCAAGTCAATGACCATCTCCGAGATCGCTGAATCGTCATTGCGAGACGAAGAAGTTGTCGATGCAATACACAGTCTAGAGAATAACTCTTGGGAACGagaaaaatcaacaaaattacatccatttcgatttgaacTGTCGACCATAGGACCTCTCCTGCTAAGAGGAAACCGCATTGTGATCCCAACAAACCTTCGCAAACGGGTACTTGAATTGGCACATGAAGGACACCCAGGAGAATCAGCTATGAAACGCCGCCTAAGATCCAAGGTATGGTGGCCGTTGATCGACAGAGATGCGgaagaatttgttaaaaaaattgCAGAGACTGCCTCCTGGTATCCCAGTCAATAA